A genomic region of Cuculus canorus isolate bCucCan1 chromosome 24, bCucCan1.pri, whole genome shotgun sequence contains the following coding sequences:
- the TSHB gene encoding thyrotropin subunit beta isoform X4, producing the protein MFLILTVAVVDMNSMNLFFVISLLFGLALGQTASLCAPSEYIIHVEKRECAYCLAINTTICAGFCMTRDSNGKKLLLRSALSQNVCTYKEMLYRTALIPGCPHHTIPYYSYPVAVSCKCGKCNTDYSDCVHEKVRTNYCTKPQKLCNM; encoded by the exons CATGAATCTCTTCTTTGTGATCTCTCTCCTCTTTGGCCTGGCTCTCGGTCAAACAGCATCACTTTGTGCTCCTTCCGAGTATATAATCCATGTGGAGAAAAGGGAATGTGCCTACTGCCTGGCCATCAACACCACCATCTGCGCTGGATTCTGCATGACTCGG gaCAGCAATGGCAAGAAGCTGCTGCTCCGAAGCGCTCTGTCCCAGAACGTGTGCACGTACAAAGAGATGTTGTATCGAACAGCACTCATCCCAGGCTGCCCTCATCACACCATCCCTTATTATTCCTACCCCGTGGCAGTGAGCTGCAAGTGCGGTAAATGCAACACCGATTATAGCGACTGTGTTCATGAAAAGGTTAGGACAAACTACTGCACAAAACCTCAGAAGCTCTGTAACATGTAA
- the TSHB gene encoding thyrotropin subunit beta isoform X5, which produces MSMNLFFVISLLFGLALGQTASLCAPSEYIIHVEKRECAYCLAINTTICAGFCMTRDSNGKKLLLRSALSQNVCTYKEMLYRTALIPGCPHHTIPYYSYPVAVSCKCGKCNTDYSDCVHEKVRTNYCTKPQKLCNM; this is translated from the exons ATGAG CATGAATCTCTTCTTTGTGATCTCTCTCCTCTTTGGCCTGGCTCTCGGTCAAACAGCATCACTTTGTGCTCCTTCCGAGTATATAATCCATGTGGAGAAAAGGGAATGTGCCTACTGCCTGGCCATCAACACCACCATCTGCGCTGGATTCTGCATGACTCGG gaCAGCAATGGCAAGAAGCTGCTGCTCCGAAGCGCTCTGTCCCAGAACGTGTGCACGTACAAAGAGATGTTGTATCGAACAGCACTCATCCCAGGCTGCCCTCATCACACCATCCCTTATTATTCCTACCCCGTGGCAGTGAGCTGCAAGTGCGGTAAATGCAACACCGATTATAGCGACTGTGTTCATGAAAAGGTTAGGACAAACTACTGCACAAAACCTCAGAAGCTCTGTAACATGTAA
- the TSHB gene encoding thyrotropin subunit beta isoform X6, which yields MNLFFVISLLFGLALGQTASLCAPSEYIIHVEKRECAYCLAINTTICAGFCMTRDSNGKKLLLRSALSQNVCTYKEMLYRTALIPGCPHHTIPYYSYPVAVSCKCGKCNTDYSDCVHEKVRTNYCTKPQKLCNM from the exons ATGAATCTCTTCTTTGTGATCTCTCTCCTCTTTGGCCTGGCTCTCGGTCAAACAGCATCACTTTGTGCTCCTTCCGAGTATATAATCCATGTGGAGAAAAGGGAATGTGCCTACTGCCTGGCCATCAACACCACCATCTGCGCTGGATTCTGCATGACTCGG gaCAGCAATGGCAAGAAGCTGCTGCTCCGAAGCGCTCTGTCCCAGAACGTGTGCACGTACAAAGAGATGTTGTATCGAACAGCACTCATCCCAGGCTGCCCTCATCACACCATCCCTTATTATTCCTACCCCGTGGCAGTGAGCTGCAAGTGCGGTAAATGCAACACCGATTATAGCGACTGTGTTCATGAAAAGGTTAGGACAAACTACTGCACAAAACCTCAGAAGCTCTGTAACATGTAA